The Candidatus Zixiibacteriota bacterium region ACGGACAATACGGGACTGCTCGGCAAGAGCCTGCAGAATCGCCTGTCTGATCCACCAAACCGCATAAGAGATGAACTTGAAACCACGGGTCTCATCGAAACGCTTGGCCGCTTTGATCAGGCCTATATTGCCTTCATTGATTAGATCAGCCAGTGACAAACCCTGATTCTGATACTGCTTGGCGACTGAAACCACGAAACGCAGGTTGGCCTTGGTAAGCCTTTCCAGCGCGAGTTCGTCGCCCTGATGAATCCTCTTCGCGAGTTCGACTTCCTCGTTAGGAGTCAAAAGCGGAGTTTCTCCAATCTCTTGAAGATAAAGATCGAGTGACCTGTCCTCATCGCGATACTTTCTTGACTGCCTTGTTGCCAAAAGTCTAACCTTCCTCCTATGACTTGAGGTTAACCTGAATTATAGTGAGTTGAGAGTTAACTTTCACTTTTAAGGGCTATATACCCGATGTTTCCATTGAGGTCAAAGATGTAAAACGCGACTGCTTTCTCGCGCTCTTTAAGTTTATCTGCAATTTCGTAAAATTCTTCCTTAGTACGCACATCCTTAAAATCGACCTTGGTTATAATTGTTCCCGGCGAAACATTTTTCTTATCAGCTGGTGAACCAGGTATGATTTCAGTCACTAACACACCCGGATGGTACTCGACATTGAAACGAGAAGCCAGATCGCTGTTGGCAGTTTCTACTTTCATCCCGAACCAGTTATCGCCTGATGAATCATCATCGCCGCGCGGTTCGGTATACTGCCAGTTGCGCTGGTCATCCGCAGAAGCCAGCGACTGATCGCGATCACCGAGAACAATCCGGAGATCACGAACACGCGCGTCACGGCTGATCTTGACATCGACTTTCTCGCCCTGCCGTTTCTCGGCCACCAGCAGACGCAACGTGTAAACATCGGGAGTCGCTTTTCCGCCGAATTCAAGTATAATATCATTGGCCAAAAGACCACCCCGATCAGCCGGGGATTCATTTAGGACACCGGTAATAAGAACACCGGTTGTACCCTCAGGCAGACCGGAAGCTTCGGCCTGATCCGGCGAAAGCTCCTGCAATGTAACTCCCAGCCACCCGCGCGAAACCCTGCCTTCCTCAATCAGGCTGGAAACGATCGAACGCGCCAGATTGGATGGAATCGCGAAACCGATTCCGACCGATCCCCTGCTGGGGCTGGCAATTGCGCTGTTGATACCGATCACCTCACCCGTCAGGTTGACCAGCGGGCCACCTGAATTGCCGGGATTGATCGATGCGTCGGTCTGAATATAATCCTGGTAAGCCGGAGTGTCCGACCCGAACCTCAGATCACGACGGCTCTTGGCTGAAATCACACCGACCGTAACCGTGCGATCCAACCCCTGTTCAGGG contains the following coding sequences:
- a CDS encoding sigma-70 family RNA polymerase sigma factor — translated: MATRQSRKYRDEDRSLDLYLQEIGETPLLTPNEEVELAKRIHQGDELALERLTKANLRFVVSVAKQYQNQGLSLADLINEGNIGLIKAAKRFDETRGFKFISYAVWWIRQAILQALAEQSRIVR
- a CDS encoding PDZ domain-containing protein: MRDMNSGYYMRGIFFLFITIVLVAVIGYGTVDYVLDRNQEYVWESDSGLLPAASRPQNYPLTEKGESPFVSVVEKTRNAVVFIYAEGENPRAQNIDPMWRRFLGIPPRVASYGSGFIIRPDGYIITNNHVIEGGDRIMVSLSDERSFRAELIGGDPQTDLAVLKIDVPDSLPFIPMGDSDDMRIGDWVIAIGNPFPEQGLDRTVTVGVISAKSRRDLRFGSDTPAYQDYIQTDASINPGNSGGPLVNLTGEVIGINSAIASPSRGSVGIGFAIPSNLARSIVSSLIEEGRVSRGWLGVTLQELSPDQAEASGLPEGTTGVLITGVLNESPADRGGLLANDIILEFGGKATPDVYTLRLLVAEKRQGEKVDVKISRDARVRDLRIVLGDRDQSLASADDQRNWQYTEPRGDDDSSGDNWFGMKVETANSDLASRFNVEYHPGVLVTEIIPGSPADKKNVSPGTIITKVDFKDVRTKEEFYEIADKLKEREKAVAFYIFDLNGNIGYIALKSES